Proteins found in one Triticum aestivum cultivar Chinese Spring chromosome 4D, IWGSC CS RefSeq v2.1, whole genome shotgun sequence genomic segment:
- the LOC123098919 gene encoding probable inorganic phosphate transporter 1-7 — translation MAGDQVHVLSALDGAKTQWYHFTAIIVAGMGFFTDAYDLFCISLVTKLIGRIYYTVPGSSRPGSLPPTVSAVVNGVAFVGTLSGQLFFGWLGDKVGRKSVYGMTLMLMILCSVASGLSFGNTPTSVMATLCFFRFWLGFGIGGDYPLSATIMSEYANKRTRGAFIAAVFAMQGFGILAGGGVAIGITALFRDLFPAPPYAADPAASTPAQADYVWRIVLMLGALPAALTFYWRMKMPETARYTALIAKNAERAAADMSKVLQVEITKEQAGDLETVITIKSHTPPPSFGLFSGEFVRRHGLHLVGTASTWLLLDIAYYSQNLFQKDIFSAIGWIPPAPTMSALDELFHIARAQILIALCGTVPGYWFTVAFIDSVGRFKIQLMGFFMMTTFMVGLAVPYDYWTGQGHQAGFVVMYALTFFFANFGPNATTFIVPAEIYPARLRATCHGISAASGKVGAIIGSFGFLYLAQSPDPAKTAHGYHPGIGVRYSLLVLAGCSLMGFLLTFLVPEPKGKSLEEMSRETEPDHC, via the coding sequence ATGGCGGGCGACCAGGTGCACGTGCTCtcggcgctggacggcgccaagacgCAGTGGTACCACTTCACGGCCATCATCGTCGCCGGCATGGGCTTCTTCACCGACGCCTACGACCTCTTCTGCATCTCCCTCGTCACCAAGCTCATCGGCCGCATCTACTACACCGTCCCGGGCTCGTCCCGCCCGGGCAGCCTCCCGCCGACCGTCTCCGCGGTCGTCAACGGCGTGGCCTTCGTCGGCACGCTCTCCGGCCAGCTCTTCTTCGGCTGGCTGGGTGACAAGGTCGGCCGGAAAAGCGTGTACGGCATGACGCTGATGCTGATGATCCTCTGCTCTGTCGCGTCGGGGCTCTCCTTCGGCAACACGCCCACCAGCGTCATGGCCACGCTCTGCTTCTTCAGGTTCTGGCTCGGCTTCGGCATCGGCGGCGACTACCCGCTCTCCGCCACCATCATGTCCGAGTACGCCAACAAGCGGACgcgcggcgccttcatcgccgccGTCTTCGCGATGCAGGGGTTCGGCATCCTCGCCGGCGGCGGCGTGGCGATCGGGATCACGGCGCTGTTCAGGGACCTGTTCCCGGCGCCGCCGTACGCGGCGGACCCCGCGGCGTCCACCCCGGCGCAAGCGGACTACGTGTGGCGCATCGTCCTCATGCTcggcgccctccccgccgcgctcaCCTTCTACTGGCGGATGAAGATGCCGGAGACGGCGCGGTACACGGCGCTCATCGCCAAGAACGCCGAGCGCGCCGCGGCCGACATGTCCAAGGTGCTCCAGGTGGAGATCACCAAGGAGCAGGCCGGCGATCTGGAGACCGTGATTACCATCAAGTCCCAcacgccgccgccgtcgttcggCCTCTTCTCCGGGGAGTTCGTGCGGCGGCACGGGCTCCACCTCGTCGGCACCGCGTCCACGTGGCTCCTCCTGGACATCGCCTACTACTCGCAGAACCTGTTCCAGAAGGACATCTTCAGCGCCATCGGGTGGATCCCGCCGGCGCCGACGATGAGCGCGCTGGACGAGCTGTTCCACATCGCACGGGCCCAGATCCTGATCGCGCTCTGCGGCACCGTGCCGGGCTACTGGTTCACCGTCGCCTTCATCGACTCCGTCGGCCGGTTCAAGATCCAGCTCATGGGCTTCTTCATGATGACCACCTTCATGGTGGGCCTGGCCGTGCCCTACGACTACTGGACGGGCCAGGGCCACCAGGCCGGCTTCGTCGTCATGTACGCGCTCACCTTCTTCTTCGCCAACTTCGGGCCCAACGCCACCACCTTCATCGTCCCCGCAGAGATCTACCCCGCGAGGCTCCGCGCGACGTGCCACGGCATATCGGCGGCGTCGGGGAAGGTGGGCGCCATCATTGGGTCGTTCGGGTTCTTGTACCTTGCCCAGAGCCCCGACCCGGCCAAGACCGCCCATGGATACCACCCCGGCATCGGCGTGCGCTACTCGCTCCTCGTGCTCGCTGGCTGCAGCTTGATGGGGTTCCTGCTCACCTTCCTCGTTCCCgagcccaagggcaagtcattggAGGAGATGTCGCGTGAGACCGAGCCCGACCATTGCTAA